The DNA segment TCATAATCACCTTCTTTGTTATCACAGGTGTTGTCATTTCCATTCTCTCTCCAACAGATTGAGCCTTACGTGTGAAAACAGGTGTACTCATTTCCATCTTCTCCTTAGTTGTATTCTAGAAAACAATGCAAAATGCATAAAATTAAACTAACAGATATAGCATTTAACAAACTCACGCTTAACCAATTCGTCACAGGACCTAAATCCTTACTACCTTACCAAACAAGTACTCAGCTAAGACATTGAAGGATTGAGATGCACCACTGAAATCAAATCCAGTCTTCCCTGGCATTGTTGTCTCCGCTATAAAGTAAGGCTTTTTAAACAAAAGTCAACCAAATTTAAACATCAGCACAATTACTTGAACTAATCAGAACAACAAGTGCAAAAGATTACGTGAACAGAGCGTTTATACCTCAACTTCTCTGATTTCATACTGGTCTCTTCTACTCAATACTTTATACTCCACCGTTTCAAGATCAGGaactagaaaataaataaataagaaggcAAAAGCCACAAACTCAAGCCCTAGCTCCATTAAAGAATGATTGGAATAACGAGAACTCTTCAATTCGACAATGTAAAGACATTAGAAATACCGGCCATCAGTGCTTCCTCCAAATTCCGGCTCTCGAACCTCTTCGGGAACACGTATTTCGCAGTTTCATTCGTCAAATCGAGCAAAACTGCAAGATAAGAAGCAATTAAAGcttaaaaaattattagaaaaacAGAGAGGCAATACATGAAAACAACGGTATACAGAGAAATTTTATAACATTTACGTCGCTGAGAGACATTGGAGGCCTGAGAAACGAGGGCGAAGACAAGAGAGACGCGAGCTTCGAAGGCAGACGACATGGCTCTCCTCGGCGGTGCGGATGTGGAGGTGGCAGTTGCCCTGTCAGTGGCCATGGATTTGACAACGGTGTTGAATAATGGTCTGTTAGGGTTTATAGAAGAGGCGATGAGGATTTTCGGCGGAGAATGAACCATCAGTGAAGGCCTGCAGTTGCAGAGAAGCATCTTCTTTCGGGTTATTTGCCTCCCGAAGTATCTCAGGTTTTAAATTTCTGTTGCAgagtgaaaatatatatatatatatatatatatatatatcatttattaattaattcagaATATTCGAAGTTGTGGTTAGAGTTTTCCCGGGTATTTTATTTTTCTCgcaagtttttctttttttttttttggtaaatttCTCTTCTCAGAAAAAactttttatttatgttatatattgaaatttaaattattaatctattaattaaaattattaaaaagtataatttaaattattaatccattaatttaaattatacaaaaaaattgaatttgatccattaatttaaattattatatatatatatatatatatatatatatatatatatatatatatatatatcatttattaattaattcataatatTCGAAGTTGTGGTTAGAGTTTTCCCGGGTATTTTATTTTTCTCGcaagtttttctttttcttttttttttggtaaatttCTCTTCTCAGAAAAAACTTTTTATATATGTTATACATTGAAATTTAAATTGTTAatctattaattaaaattattaaaaagtgtaatttaaattattaatccattaatttaaattatacaaaaaaattgaatttgatccattaatttaaattattaaagtgtaaataaaatagaataaaataaatttactttaaaaaaatttaaacttaggtgatatatatttttgtaaaataattattttataaaaaaatataatataattaaacatataaatttgaaatatttattaaaaaataataaatttgaaaTACACTTGTGAATTGTACAACACAAATAATTTGTAAGTTGCAATGCATAATCTTTGGATAAACTGCAAATGGCTACAGCTACCAACAATAACAGGTAGTCTAAAGGTTACAATAAAATGCCTCAGAAATCGCTAAATATCCTCCATAAACACATTATTCAATAAGATCTAAGCAATTACAAGCCAAAAATGAAAACATAAGACAACCCTTTTTTCTCTTCACCAATTAAATGATTAAAGGGCACTAGACTGTCAAGGTCTCCTGCTGGACATGCCAAGCAACAACATCCTTGTATGATAAGTTCCCTCCAAAGATATCAAGAGCACTGCCCACAGTAACATCAACACATCCCTTCCCTGCTGTCTTTATCCTCTCTAAATCATTCATGACCGTCACACCACCTGCGTAGGTCACGGGAATCTGGCATCCAAACCACAATGCATTAATAATCCATGCATTGAAATAGCACATATACTTAATTGTATTGATATATTGACTTGGTTCCTATGTAAGAGGAATCGAACTATAAGTTTCCAGTTATCATTTAGTCAGAAGGATTAGGCTACTGGCTACATAACCACCAGACCTATTAAGCAATAGCAACGATCACTTGTATCCTCGAACTCCTTATCAGTGAACCACTCATTTAGGATAGCCAATTCCAATTGATGTAAATTTAGGCTTGTAGATATGCTTAAAGCATTCCTCAGTTTTTCAGTATTCATGAAGATGAGACCCATAAATAGGACTAAATGGTTTTGTGTTTATAATTGCTTTCCCTCATGTTAACCTAATCTTGCATCATTAATCTTAATTGCACTAGCATATCAAGACCAGTATAAGTGAAAAAGGATACTGGATAAGCATTTGGAGCACTGGGTGAAATCATGATATTGCCAAAGTTGCATGGCATTTTCTTAAGGAAATAAATACTAGTGATAAAAAATGAGTATAGCAAAAAAAAATCTGAGATGCAGAAACAGAAGAAAACACAATCAGACATGCAAAATTATATGTTACAGACCGGTGAGTGCCTGCCAAGCAATTCCACAAGCTCTTCATCAATTCCCAGCCTGAAAATACAAGCAATGAGGTACATTTAGTCCATATATATTATATCAGAtccagaaaaaattttaaaaataagaaatCTTGGATGCTGTCTCCTGTTAAGATAAGGAAACAGAATGTGATGGCACCAACCATCCATCTTCATTCATTCTCCTAgttaaaaagaaaacaataacTAAGAGGGAGATTTATACAATTGAAGGTTTTCAAATGATAAAAGAGAGAATTTATACAGAAACGCTTTAAATCTCATGATGAAAGATTTCGGATTTTACAATACAGTCATATTTCTTATCATACCTAAATAACCAGTGGAAAGCCCTCATATAGGGCCAAGTAATGAGAGAAAATACCACAGTATCCTTGTTCAAGGATTAGGGAAACACCTCATGTAAGAGAGCAAAACCATGATATCATGTACTTTAACACCAATTGGTGCATGAAGTCTAAAAGCAATAAAATTGAGTTTCCAAAATTTTGCCTTACTTTTTCCCTTCAACATCAACACCATGAACTAAGAACTCATCTGCATAGTTGGCAAGAAATTCCAATACTTCCTCATCAAGATATACATCACTGAACTTCTGCCATCTATCAGTTACAATTGCATATCCACCTTCCTGCATGTCAGAATCAGTACATACACGCCTGTAAATGGCCACAGTTGAAAATAAAAATACTCTCGAGTTTATAAAAAGAGAAGAGCAACTAAAATTCTTTAAACATGTTCTTTTTAGCCTCAATAGTTCAGATATGCCAACTCTTGATCCACTTCATTAttctgcaccaattgaacctcaccCTATATTCCACTTAATTCATCCTATGATAGAGCCAAATGCAATTATCGATTACCTTCTTTCTGCAGCTAAGATCTAGCACAAGCCTTTGCTTTCCAACAACATGGACAAGATCTCTTAGCCTTTCCAAGTCCATTTGACCATTATTAAACACATACTGCAAGGAAAATGATACCTTTTAAAGCAAGATAAGAAACATTGCAACCTGCAAAGACCTTATGAGGTCATGTGAAAAAAAGTGCAAGGTCTTGCAAGTACCTCTGTCAGGGGGACTACAGCATATTTCTCATGATTTTGTCACTTGTACATTAAATATATAAACTCTAAATATTACCAGTTATAACAAGAAGTAAACTCTCCTATAAGTTAATTTTCTTCAAACGTGAAGCACCATGGAAGTAGGTGGTCTTGTTGCATGAAACAGAACAGATGCCAAAGAGAATAATGCAAGGTAATGGGGAAACATAAGAATACACAATTTATCAATTCAAGAGTAATATAGGATGTGATAACATACCGAAGTAACAATGACATGGCTGGCTCCTTCTTCTATGTAACTTAAACAATTGTTCGTGTTAATACCACCTCCAACTTGTAAGCCGCCTAGATTTTGCCAATCCTCGCAGTAAGTTCAGCAGAGGAAAAATCTGTAAGTTTTAAACATATTATCAAGCATAGATACAACAAATGAAAAGACTATACTCAGTAAAGCTCAACTCCTTTGACTTCTTAATGTGAAAAATAGCATGTAATCTGAGGCTTGATTTTTATATCATTATTAGAGAAATCATATAGGCAGTTACAGAAATGGTTCACACTGCTGGAATTCATAATCCCCAGAGGCATGACCAACTATGAAAAAACTAACATTTAAAACAACGTATCAGAGAGGAAACAAGCTCGCCATACACAAAATATACCTACCAGGATAAGCATGCAGTGCTTCTACAGCTGCAGCTTTGCTTAAAGGATCAGCTCCAAGCATGATTACATGACCACCCACAAGCCCATCTTCTTTGTATAAATTTGCAAACTCTGCTGCTGACTTATCTGATTCAAAGTTTGTTACAAGAATTGACCCGTCCTCCTTTGAATCTCGAAGGGTAGACCCAACAATTTGCTTCACTTTTCCCTGATAATAAATCACACTAAGCATTTTACTCAAATCCAACATCATGAAATTAGGAAAAAGGCAGCAGTTTTTGCCACGTTCTAGCCTTGAAGTTAATACCTTTAATAGATAAACCACTGAAAACTTATCAATTATCACAAACTTCACAAGTAAGATGCAATCCTATCACTATTTCTGCTTGGTGTGTACTTCAAAATTATAGCttcaattgataagataaaaaaagGGTTCTTTCCATCAACTAAACCAATTACTCTAACTATGGGCAACACATTTATATGAATtacaataaggaaaaaaaaaaaaaaaaaaagaagcagcAGCTCAAATACCTTGTGTATGTCGATGCAAGGGCGGAAGCGAACGGCACAGTGTATAGACAAACGCGAAGATCCTGCAAAatgaaaaaccaaaaatctcaaGGTAAAGAAAGACAGACCCATGAAGAATAATATGAAGGAGAAGAAAAGAACGAGAAGAGAGCAGAAGCGAAACATACTGCAGACAAGTGAAGGCAAGGTTGTGATACATTTGTAGTTGTTTCGAACGCTAGGTATTATTATAGAGCAGAAATTTCTTTCCACTGAAGTGGGGCCGCGGGATGAAGTAGCATGGAGGCGGCCGATTCTCATCGTGCTTGATTCCACCGCAATGAGAGGGAGATCGGATTATTGGAGGTTAAACAGAACAGCTCTGAGTCCCTTATTTACCAAAAAGCCCCTTACTACACTtacatttttttatatatttttcttaatttgaATTTACGGGGAAACCTTTTTTTTTTGAAGATTTACAGGGAAACCATTGGCATTAAAGAAAATGAGACATTAACATTTTTCAACTCAACAGTtaaattatttcaatttattgttaagaaattttactaaattattaattatatatttttaatttaatttataaattaaaaaatattttataaaaaacaaAAATAAGTAATCAAACCATTATTAGAATTCGTAACACTAATCCAACTCAAACTCAAACTCAAACTCAAACTATAAAACTCCTGTAATTAAAAGACATGCAAGCGCGCAAGGATTAACCTTTCACTATATAAAAGAAGACAGATTCCTCATCACTTGGACAAAAAAAACCTACACAAACGAAGAGAAGAATGCCAAGCCAAAGCATGAAAATCGCCATCAGTTTCATAAACACCTTGTCTTTTCTCTTTGGAGTCGCAGCTCTATTCTCATGGGTATACTTCGGCCTGCGCATCGGTTCGTGGAACCGGCTACTCCATCCAAACCCTATCATAGACCTTGGTCTCCTCTTGTATGGGATTTCAACCATTAAATACATTCTATGCTGGTGTTTCCCTGGCACCAAGAAACTGGTCACCAACATAGCCTCATTCGCTATGCTTGGAATCATGATTACAACTTTTGTGGTAATGGGTTTTGCATTGGTTGTGACCCACAAGGGAAACGGTAGAGTAATTCCGAGGGCATCCTATGACAAGCCTGCCTTACAAGACTACTCCAAATCGTTGCAGAGATACGTAAGTGTAAGTCGCTGGTTACCCATTACACGTGCCCTGATAGACTCTCAAACTTGCACCGACTTTCCTAAAACTCCAATACAGGTAGtcttttaattcctttttttCTTTCGAGTCTTTCTCTGCAACTTCAAGTTACTGAAGCTAATAGCGAAACACAAAATACATGTCCTTAAGGTCTTAAAATACTTACAATCTAACATTTAACAATATGTATAATATTGTTTTTTTCTTCATCTTCAGTCAGGTTGCTGTATGCGATCAAATCCCAGCTGCTTTAGTAGGCCAACAGGCGGCGGCCACTGTAAACGTTTGCCAGATTATTATTCAGGATCCATATGTGCCATCTGCAATTCATGCAAGGCTGGAATTCTTGAAAACATAAAGATGGAGTGGACGCATATGGTTTTTACCAATATTTTTATCTTCATTTCCTTTATTATTGTCTACTCCTATGCCCATGGTATTAATGTAAGATAGAGAAAGTTTATACACCTTATTATAACTAGTCAGAACTGCATGAAAACAATTTATATTTAGtagttcatttaatttttttgatatatattattattttgtttGAGTATACATTTAAATCTTCCCTCTTGTGTATCTTAATAAAAATCATTGGATCGCATAAGCAATAGAACATAATAGATAGAACACATTTCATATAAAATCCACCCGAAAGGAAGCTAATCATCTGCTTAAACATCTCAAAGATGATTAGTTGTTTATATTAACAATCCATGGGAGAGAATGTATCAGTTTTCTCTACCAAGTCAATAAATGCGAGACAGTTGAGAGCTATTGTGCCTCCAATTTAAGGCTGTTGTTGCTAATGAACTATAGCGCAAATAGTCCAGAAATCTTGACTTTATTTCATAGGCTTACGAAAGGTTCCTTGGCAAACTTAATTATCGCCAAATTGTTTATAGTTCTGTAcccattataaataatttttcagaGAATTTGGAAGTCCTTGGTCTAGAAAGGAATATATATCCAAAAACTCCCGATAATAACCAAAATATGTGCGTCAAGTGCGTCAAGATTGAAGTTTTAAAAAATTACCGTCTTTACTTCAGCAACAATTGCAGAAATCATGTTTGTGGCAGCAATTGCAGAAAGCATGTTTGTAGCAGCCATGGCCATATTTGCTACAAGATTATCATTTTTACTTTGGTAGCAATTGCAGAAAGCATGTTTGTTGCAGCCATAGCCATACAAGCCTCATAGTTGAGATATCTCTCTGATCAGCACGAAATTGGACAATAGGCACAATTCTTACCAGTTATCCTCACTACTTTCGCAGTCCTAAAAAACGTTATGATTTGCATACTTAAGCACAgtacagttttttttttaatactattGGTTAAAATAAGGTAATTTCTTCTGAGCATATTGACACAGATCACATTGCCGGCCACCAGATAAGTGAAGTGCCAGTGTGAGTACAAAATGGGTTTGCAACTTTTGCCTGCCAATTCTTAGTTCAGCCGCGTGAACTTTGGTGTGTTTGCAACCAGACGTGCAACAGCATATATAGGCGACACTGCAGGTGGCAGCCTTACATCATAACATTCTTATACATGTTTATATAAGATTTAAGAGCAGATGAATTGTAATTTGACAAAATTTTTGTATGTGGGAAATGGGAAATCTAATGAGAGATTGAAAACAAAAGCCATTGGTTGAGGTATTGGGATTGTTGACAGACAGCAAAAGCAAGAGGACAAAATTAATAAAGGGTAGGAAAGCGA comes from the Hevea brasiliensis isolate MT/VB/25A 57/8 chromosome 5, ASM3005281v1, whole genome shotgun sequence genome and includes:
- the LOC110634318 gene encoding heme-binding-like protein At3g10130, chloroplastic isoform X1; the encoded protein is MLLCNCRPSLMVHSPPKILIASSINPNRPLFNTVVKSMATDRATATSTSAPPRRAMSSAFEARVSLVFALVSQASNVSQRRKFLLDLTNETAKYVFPKRFESRNLEEALMAVPDLETVEYKVLSRRDQYEIREVEPYFIAETTMPGKTGFDFSGASQSFNVLAEYLFGKNTTKEKMEMSTPVFTRKAQSVGERMEMTTPVITKKMEDQDKWQMSFVMPSKYGANLPLPKDPTVKIKEVPRKVVAVAVFSGFVTDEDVKQRELKLRNALKNDMQFRVKEGASPEVAQFNPPFTLPFTRRNEIALEVKRKEE
- the LOC110634318 gene encoding heme-binding-like protein At3g10130, chloroplastic isoform X2, whose translation is MLLCNCRPSLMVHSPPKILIASSINPNRPLFNTVVKSMATDRATATSTSAPPRRAMSSAFEARVSLVFALVSQASNVSQRLLLDLTNETAKYVFPKRFESRNLEEALMAVPDLETVEYKVLSRRDQYEIREVEPYFIAETTMPGKTGFDFSGASQSFNVLAEYLFGKNTTKEKMEMSTPVFTRKAQSVGERMEMTTPVITKKMEDQDKWQMSFVMPSKYGANLPLPKDPTVKIKEVPRKVVAVAVFSGFVTDEDVKQRELKLRNALKNDMQFRVKEGASPEVAQFNPPFTLPFTRRNEIALEVKRKEE
- the LOC110634376 gene encoding 1-(5-phosphoribosyl)-5-[(5-phosphoribosylamino)methylideneamino] imidazole-4-carboxamide isomerase, chloroplastic — translated: MRIGRLHATSSRGPTSVERNFCSIIIPSVRNNYKCITTLPSLVCRSSRLSIHCAVRFRPCIDIHKGKVKQIVGSTLRDSKEDGSILVTNFESDKSAAEFANLYKEDGLVGGHVIMLGADPLSKAAAVEALHAYPGGLQVGGGINTNNCLSYIEEGASHVIVTSYVFNNGQMDLERLRDLVHVVGKQRLVLDLSCRKKEGGYAIVTDRWQKFSDVYLDEEVLEFLANYADEFLVHGVDVEGKKLGIDEELVELLGRHSPIPVTYAGGVTVMNDLERIKTAGKGCVDVTVGSALDIFGGNLSYKDVVAWHVQQETLTV
- the LOC131180281 gene encoding tetraspanin-8-like, with product MLGIMITTFVVMGFALVVTHKGNGRVIPRASYDKPALQDYSKSLQRYVSVSRWLPITRALIDSQTCTDFPKTPIQSGCCMRSNPSCFSRPTGGGHCKRLPDYYSGSICAICNSCKAGILENIKMEWTHMVFTNIFIFISFIIVYSYAHGINVR